A stretch of Cicer arietinum cultivar CDC Frontier isolate Library 1 chromosome 5, Cicar.CDCFrontier_v2.0, whole genome shotgun sequence DNA encodes these proteins:
- the LOC101501505 gene encoding cation/H(+) antiporter 14-like isoform X2: MENALGNTSIMLCYNPLDTTHKSVWSLGNPLGSPTSLLFFQISLITIVTQFLYACLKPLGQTSLVSQILGGLVFGPSLLGHKKMLTDILFPLKGSLVLHTMANFCINFFFFICCVKMDATTVLKAEKQAITIGVSVFSLTFGVPLGLAFALKTYVSMDKTLSDSLPMIAISQSLTVFISISVLLSELKILNTDVGRLTLSSAMFSDVISFSMTVVLFAVLQGKTVNMLKLVWIILSIIALLVVIIYVMRPTIVWIVNRLNGTPIDEFCMLFIFLCVLTTALFSESIGQHSAMGPIILGLAVPEGPPLGTSLISKMETVACGFLYPIYLAVSGLQTDVFKINIRSTWIVTIIVLVSFIVKIGAVMLPGYYYNVPMKDCFVIGLLLNGRGIAELTMYNIWKEDKILTEQEFSLMVVSILVINATIAPLIKFLFDPSAQYHSGKKCSIQHTKRDSELRIMVCIYKDENIPTMLNILEASCASTESNVTAIALLLVELLGRSRPILVAHQQHGTLQSTPCNSTQLDNALKQYVTLNEGCAYVQSFTSISDFNTIHDDVCLISLDRGANMILMPFHKRWEIDGTVEINNRAIQTVNIKVLERAPCSVGILIDRGILSCSPSLLLAKAPYYVAVLFIGGADDAEALAYASRMSRHECVNVTVVWFLVFGEENSKDRKRDSDLVDEYRYYNVGNKRFEINEEVVKDAIELSSCIRRRIDYFDLVMVGRWHSQSILLHGHDQWSECPELGVIGDMLASQDFVTKASILVVQQQRMGVRLVKNNLNVMPNQRDQLAHGVLMDETRTTSCTISVNT, encoded by the exons ATGGAAAATGCATTAGGAAATACTTCAATAATGTTATGCTATAATCCACTTGATACTACTCATAAGAGTGTTTGGTCGTTAGGAAACCCACTTGGTTCCCCCACTTCTCTTCTCTTTTTTCAGATCTCTTTGATTACTATAGTCACACAGTTCTTATATGCTTGTCTCAAACCACTAGGACAAACCTCCCTTGTATCCCAGATTCTT GGAGGATTGGTATTTGGTCCATCACTTTTGGGGCACAAAAAGATGCTGACAGATATCTTATTCCCTTTGAAAGGCTCTCTAGTTCTTCATACAATGGCAAATTTCTGCAtcaatttcttcttcttcatatgTTGTGTGAAGATGGACGCAACCACAGTCCTCAAGGCAGAAAAACAAGCCATCACTATTGGTGTTTCTGTATTCTCATTGACATTTGGAGTCCCTCTTGGATTAGCCTTTGCATTGAAAACATATGTTTCCATGGACAAGACTCTCTCAGATTCTCTCCCAATGATAGCCATCTCGCAAAGCTTAACCGTATTCATTAGCATATCAGTCCTTCTATCAGAGCTTAAAATCCTAAACACTGATGTTGGCCGTCTAACCTTATCGTCTGCAATGTTCAGCGATGTGATTAGTTTCTCAATGACAGTAGTTTTGTTTGCAGTATTGCAAGGTAAAACTGTTAATATGTTGAAACTAGTATGGATCATTTTATCcataattgcacttttggttgTTATCATATATGTAATGAGGCCGACTATAGTATGGATTGTAAACCGGTTAAACGGAACGCCTATCGACGAGTTTTGCATGCTTTTCATCTTTCTATGTGTTCTTACTACCGCGCTCTTCAGTGAATCCATTGGCCAACATTCTGCTATGGGACCGATAATTTTAGGTCTGGCTGTTCCTGAAGGACCACCTTTAGGAACAAGTTTGATATCTAAAATGGAGACAGTTGCTTGTGGATTTTTGTATCCAATCTACCTTGCTGTCAGTGGATTGCAGACTGATGTATTCAAAATCAACATTCGGTCTACTTGGATTGTGACTATCATCGTCCTTGTCAGTTTCATTGTGAAGATTGGTGCTGTTATGTTGCCAGGTTATTATTACAATGTCCCCATGAAAGATTGTTTTGTGATTGGGCTACTTCTGAATGGAAGAGGTATAGCTGAGCTCACCATGTACAATATATGGAAGGAAGACAAG ATACTAACAGAACAAGAGTTCTCTTTGATGGTGGTGTCGATTCTAGTGATAAATGCTACCATAGCACCACTGATAAAGTTCTTATTTGATCCTTCAGCCCAATATCATTCCGGAAAAAAATGTTCAATACAACATACAAAACGAGATTCGGAGCTCCGAATCATGGTATGCATTTACAAAGATGAAAACATTCCAACAATGCTCAACATCTTAGAAGCATCATGTGCAAGCACAGAGAGCAATGTTACAGCCATAGCACTTCTCCTTGTAGAGCTACTTGGAAGATCAAGGCCTATTCTCGTCGCTCACCAACAGCACGGAACACTTCAATCAACCCCATGTAATTCGACTCAACTCGACAATGCATTGAAGCAATACGTAACACTAAATGAAGGGTGTGCATATGTTCAATCATTCACATCAATCTCCGACTTCAACACAATACACGACGATGTTTGTCTAATCTCCCTCGACAGAGGAGCCAACATGATTCTCATGCCATTCCACAAAAGATGGGAGATAGATGGAACAGTTGAAATAAACAACAGAGCAATCCAAACGGTTAACATTAAAGTCCTCGAAAGAGCGCCTTGTTCGGTCGGAATTCTAATCGACCGAGGCATCTTAAGCTGTTCACCGTCACTTTTACTAGCTAAAGCACCATACTATGTTGCAGTTCTGTTCATTGGTGGTGCAGATGATGCAGAAGCTTTAGCCTATGCAAGTAGAATGTCTAGACATGAGTGTGTAAACGTAACAGTTGTTTGGTTCTTAGTGTTTGGTGAAGAGAATTCAAAAGATAGAAAACGTGACAGTGATCTTGTAGATGAATATAGATACTACAATGTTGGAAATAAAAGGTTTGAGATAAATGAGGAAGTTGTGAAAGATGCTATAGAGTTATCTTCTTGTATAAGAAGAAGGAttgattattttgatttagttaTGGTGGGGAGGTGGCATTCACAATCTATATTGTTACATGGACATGATCAATGGAGTGAGTGTCCTGAGCTAGGTGTGATTGGTGATATGTTAGCTTCACAGGATTTTGTGACAAAAGCATCTATTTTGGTTGTGCAACAACAGAGAATGGGAgtgagattggttaaaaacaatctTAATGTAATGCCAAATCAAAGGGATCAACTGGCACATGGTGTTTTAATGGATGAAACACGAACAACATCTTGTACTATTTCAGTAAATACATAG
- the LOC101501505 gene encoding cation/H(+) antiporter 14-like isoform X1 translates to MLTDILFPLKGSLVLHTMANFCINFFFFICCVKMDATTVLKAEKQAITIGVSVFSLTFGVPLGLAFALKTYVSMDKTLSDSLPMIAISQSLTVFISISVLLSELKILNTDVGRLTLSSAMFSDVISFSMTVVLFAVLQGKTVNMLKLVWIILSIIALLVVIIYVMRPTIVWIVNRLNGTPIDEFCMLFIFLCVLTTALFSESIGQHSAMGPIILGLAVPEGPPLGTSLISKMETVACGFLYPIYLAVSGLQTDVFKINIRSTWIVTIIVLVSFIVKIGAVMLPGYYYNVPMKDCFVIGLLLNGRGIAELTMYNIWKEDKILTEQEFSLMVVSILVINATIAPLIKFLFDPSAQYHSGKKCSIQHTKRDSELRIMVCIYKDENIPTMLNILEASCASTESNVTAIALLLVELLGRSRPILVAHQQHGTLQSTPCNSTQLDNALKQYVTLNEGCAYVQSFTSISDFNTIHDDVCLISLDRGANMILMPFHKRWEIDGTVEINNRAIQTVNIKVLERAPCSVGILIDRGILSCSPSLLLAKAPYYVAVLFIGGADDAEALAYASRMSRHECVNVTVVWFLVFGEENSKDRKRDSDLVDEYRYYNVGNKRFEINEEVVKDAIELSSCIRRRIDYFDLVMVGRWHSQSILLHGHDQWSECPELGVIGDMLASQDFVTKASILVVQQQRMGVRLVKNNLNVMPNQRDQLAHGVLMDETRTTSCTISVNT, encoded by the exons ATGCTGACAGATATCTTATTCCCTTTGAAAGGCTCTCTAGTTCTTCATACAATGGCAAATTTCTGCAtcaatttcttcttcttcatatgTTGTGTGAAGATGGACGCAACCACAGTCCTCAAGGCAGAAAAACAAGCCATCACTATTGGTGTTTCTGTATTCTCATTGACATTTGGAGTCCCTCTTGGATTAGCCTTTGCATTGAAAACATATGTTTCCATGGACAAGACTCTCTCAGATTCTCTCCCAATGATAGCCATCTCGCAAAGCTTAACCGTATTCATTAGCATATCAGTCCTTCTATCAGAGCTTAAAATCCTAAACACTGATGTTGGCCGTCTAACCTTATCGTCTGCAATGTTCAGCGATGTGATTAGTTTCTCAATGACAGTAGTTTTGTTTGCAGTATTGCAAGGTAAAACTGTTAATATGTTGAAACTAGTATGGATCATTTTATCcataattgcacttttggttgTTATCATATATGTAATGAGGCCGACTATAGTATGGATTGTAAACCGGTTAAACGGAACGCCTATCGACGAGTTTTGCATGCTTTTCATCTTTCTATGTGTTCTTACTACCGCGCTCTTCAGTGAATCCATTGGCCAACATTCTGCTATGGGACCGATAATTTTAGGTCTGGCTGTTCCTGAAGGACCACCTTTAGGAACAAGTTTGATATCTAAAATGGAGACAGTTGCTTGTGGATTTTTGTATCCAATCTACCTTGCTGTCAGTGGATTGCAGACTGATGTATTCAAAATCAACATTCGGTCTACTTGGATTGTGACTATCATCGTCCTTGTCAGTTTCATTGTGAAGATTGGTGCTGTTATGTTGCCAGGTTATTATTACAATGTCCCCATGAAAGATTGTTTTGTGATTGGGCTACTTCTGAATGGAAGAGGTATAGCTGAGCTCACCATGTACAATATATGGAAGGAAGACAAG ATACTAACAGAACAAGAGTTCTCTTTGATGGTGGTGTCGATTCTAGTGATAAATGCTACCATAGCACCACTGATAAAGTTCTTATTTGATCCTTCAGCCCAATATCATTCCGGAAAAAAATGTTCAATACAACATACAAAACGAGATTCGGAGCTCCGAATCATGGTATGCATTTACAAAGATGAAAACATTCCAACAATGCTCAACATCTTAGAAGCATCATGTGCAAGCACAGAGAGCAATGTTACAGCCATAGCACTTCTCCTTGTAGAGCTACTTGGAAGATCAAGGCCTATTCTCGTCGCTCACCAACAGCACGGAACACTTCAATCAACCCCATGTAATTCGACTCAACTCGACAATGCATTGAAGCAATACGTAACACTAAATGAAGGGTGTGCATATGTTCAATCATTCACATCAATCTCCGACTTCAACACAATACACGACGATGTTTGTCTAATCTCCCTCGACAGAGGAGCCAACATGATTCTCATGCCATTCCACAAAAGATGGGAGATAGATGGAACAGTTGAAATAAACAACAGAGCAATCCAAACGGTTAACATTAAAGTCCTCGAAAGAGCGCCTTGTTCGGTCGGAATTCTAATCGACCGAGGCATCTTAAGCTGTTCACCGTCACTTTTACTAGCTAAAGCACCATACTATGTTGCAGTTCTGTTCATTGGTGGTGCAGATGATGCAGAAGCTTTAGCCTATGCAAGTAGAATGTCTAGACATGAGTGTGTAAACGTAACAGTTGTTTGGTTCTTAGTGTTTGGTGAAGAGAATTCAAAAGATAGAAAACGTGACAGTGATCTTGTAGATGAATATAGATACTACAATGTTGGAAATAAAAGGTTTGAGATAAATGAGGAAGTTGTGAAAGATGCTATAGAGTTATCTTCTTGTATAAGAAGAAGGAttgattattttgatttagttaTGGTGGGGAGGTGGCATTCACAATCTATATTGTTACATGGACATGATCAATGGAGTGAGTGTCCTGAGCTAGGTGTGATTGGTGATATGTTAGCTTCACAGGATTTTGTGACAAAAGCATCTATTTTGGTTGTGCAACAACAGAGAATGGGAgtgagattggttaaaaacaatctTAATGTAATGCCAAATCAAAGGGATCAACTGGCACATGGTGTTTTAATGGATGAAACACGAACAACATCTTGTACTATTTCAGTAAATACATAG
- the LOC101512952 gene encoding uncharacterized protein → MGKSVESVIRLKELSRVVSSSAKSNRPKTTQPISPNRVTTPRTAKQDRTVKVEPPKKIEALESRTPLARVVAYCSKRWFQDTLKGAKAGDSSMQVLVGQMYNSGYGVPRDPQKGHAWISRASRSRNLVWKVSEKQPGYRASDSDSCELENKSTP, encoded by the exons ATGGGAAAATCAGTTGAATCTGTGATTAGGCTTAAAGAATTATCGCGGGTTGTATCATCATCTGCAAAATCCAATAGACCAAAGACAACCCAACCTATATCTCCGAACCGGGTCACCACTCCACGAACCGCGAAACAAGACCGCACTGTTAAGGTGGAACCGCCGAAGAAGATAGAAGCTTTGGAATCTCGAACACCACTCGCCAGGGTGGTCGCTTATTGCTCTAAGCGGTGGTTTCAAGATACACTCAAGGGGGCTAAAGCTGGGGATAGCTCCATGCAAGTTTTGGTTGGTCAAATGTATAATTCTGGCTATGGTGTTCCTCGAGATCCTCAAAag GGACATGCTTGGATTAGTAGAGCATCAAGAAGTCGAAATTTAGTCTGGAAAGTAAGCGAAAAACAACCAG GTTACAGAGCAAGTGATTCGGATTCATGTGAATTGGAGAACAAATCTACTCCTTAG